The proteins below are encoded in one region of Sinorhizobium meliloti:
- a CDS encoding ABC transporter permease: MKAWLVALSAIVTRENLRFVRQRGRFLAALVRPLVWLIVFAAGFRAALGVSIIPPYQTYITYEVYILPGLCGMIQLFNGMQSSLALVYDQEMGSMRLLLTSPLPRWWLLFSKLLAGVIVSILQVAVFLAIAALTGITVPPVGYVAVLPALVISGLMLGAFGLLISSTVRQLENFAGVMNFVIFPMFFLSSALYPLWKMAESSPLLRDICALNPFTYAVELIRFALYGELNLTALAWVGACFVLFMLAALWGYNPARAMLRSKG, encoded by the coding sequence ATGAAGGCATGGCTGGTCGCGCTTTCCGCAATCGTCACCCGCGAAAATCTGCGCTTCGTCCGCCAGCGCGGGCGGTTTCTGGCGGCACTCGTGCGCCCGCTCGTTTGGCTGATCGTCTTTGCCGCCGGCTTCCGCGCGGCGCTCGGCGTGTCGATCATCCCGCCCTACCAGACCTATATTACATATGAAGTCTATATCCTTCCGGGGCTCTGCGGCATGATCCAGCTCTTCAACGGCATGCAATCGTCGCTGGCGCTGGTCTATGACCAGGAGATGGGATCCATGCGTCTCCTGCTGACCTCGCCCCTGCCGCGCTGGTGGCTGCTGTTCTCGAAGCTTCTCGCCGGTGTGATAGTCTCCATCCTGCAGGTGGCAGTGTTCCTGGCCATCGCTGCGCTGACCGGCATCACCGTGCCGCCCGTCGGCTATGTCGCGGTGCTGCCCGCCCTGGTCATCAGCGGATTGATGCTCGGGGCCTTCGGCCTGCTGATATCCTCGACCGTCCGGCAACTCGAGAACTTCGCCGGCGTCATGAACTTCGTGATCTTTCCGATGTTCTTCCTTTCCTCGGCACTTTATCCGCTGTGGAAGATGGCCGAGAGTTCGCCGCTTCTGCGCGACATCTGTGCTCTCAATCCGTTTACCTACGCGGTGGAACTGATACGTTTCGCGCTTTACGGCGAACTCAACCTGACGGCTCTCGCCTGGGTCGGCGCGTGCTTCGTCCTGTTCATGCTCGCTGCCCTTTGGGGCTATAATCCAGCCCGCGCCATGCTCCGGTCGAAAGGCTGA
- the rpe gene encoding ribulose-phosphate 3-epimerase — translation MNEKTIIAPSVLSADFSRLGEEVEAVCRAGADWIHLDVMDGHFVPNITFGPPVIKALRDRTDKVFDCHLMIEPPTPYLGAFACAGCDIITVHAEATTHLDRSLQAIRDVGCKAGVSLNPSTPESVIEYVLDRLDLVLLMTVNPGFGGQDFIPAVVDKVRRVRSMIGGRPIHIEIDGGVTPETAPLVAAAGADVLVAGSAVFKGGSEEHYARNIAAIRAASDGAIRKAA, via the coding sequence ATGAATGAGAAGACCATCATTGCGCCTTCGGTTCTGTCGGCCGATTTCTCGCGGCTCGGCGAAGAGGTCGAGGCCGTGTGCCGGGCCGGTGCGGACTGGATACATCTCGACGTGATGGACGGCCACTTCGTGCCCAACATCACCTTCGGCCCCCCGGTCATTAAGGCGTTGCGGGACCGCACGGACAAGGTGTTCGATTGCCATCTGATGATCGAACCACCCACGCCCTACCTCGGCGCCTTCGCCTGTGCCGGCTGCGACATCATCACCGTGCATGCGGAGGCGACCACGCATCTCGATCGCTCGCTGCAGGCCATCCGCGACGTCGGCTGCAAGGCGGGCGTATCGCTCAACCCCTCGACGCCGGAGAGCGTCATCGAATATGTGCTGGACCGGCTGGACCTCGTCCTCCTGATGACGGTCAATCCGGGCTTCGGCGGCCAGGATTTCATCCCGGCCGTGGTCGACAAGGTGCGGCGGGTGAGGTCGATGATCGGCGGCCGTCCGATCCACATAGAAATCGACGGCGGCGTGACGCCGGAGACCGCGCCGCTCGTTGCCGCGGCCGGGGCCGATGTGCTGGTTGCCGGCTCGGCGGTCTTCAAGGGCGGTAGCGAGGAGCACTACGCCAGGAACATCGCGGCTATCCGCGCCGCCTCCGACGGCGCGATCAGGAAGGCAGCGTGA
- a CDS encoding ribulose bisphosphate carboxylase small subunit: MRITQGCFSFLPDLTDEQITAQVEYCLGKGWAIGVEYTDDPHPRNTYWEMWGNPMFDLKDAKGVMMEVEDCRKAHPQDYIRLNAFDSSRGLETVTMSFIVNRPENEPSLRMTRTESNGRSQHYMWETQR; the protein is encoded by the coding sequence ATGCGTATCACCCAGGGATGCTTCTCGTTCCTGCCCGACCTGACCGACGAGCAGATCACGGCGCAGGTGGAATATTGCCTTGGAAAGGGTTGGGCTATCGGCGTCGAGTATACCGACGACCCTCATCCTAGAAACACCTATTGGGAAATGTGGGGCAACCCGATGTTCGACCTCAAGGACGCCAAAGGCGTGATGATGGAGGTGGAGGATTGCCGCAAGGCCCATCCGCAGGACTATATCCGCCTCAACGCCTTCGATTCCAGCCGCGGCCTGGAGACGGTGACGATGTCGTTCATAGTCAACCGTCCCGAAAACGAGCCGAGCCTCAGGATGACCCGGACGGAGAGCAACGGCCGCAGCCAGCATTATATGTGGGAAACGCAGCGATAG
- a CDS encoding ABC transporter ATP-binding protein produces MIRIDVRRKAFGEEEVLRDIRFEMEIGETVAILGPSGVGKSTLLRLVAGIDTAFEGEITRPENIAMVFQEPVLLPWRSVIENLTLVHPQLGSQAALSALERTGIADRAGLFPGQLSLGQQRRLALARAFAGRPELLVLDEPYVSLDPAMAEDMLALTEALIAETAPAVILVTHSEAEARRLARRCLRLAGKPATIIEEFAAAPGRAS; encoded by the coding sequence GTGATCAGGATCGATGTCAGACGAAAGGCATTCGGCGAAGAGGAGGTCCTGCGCGACATCCGCTTCGAGATGGAGATCGGCGAGACGGTCGCCATTCTCGGTCCGTCGGGCGTCGGCAAGTCGACGCTGCTTCGTCTCGTCGCCGGCATCGACACCGCTTTCGAGGGCGAGATCACCCGGCCGGAAAACATTGCCATGGTTTTCCAGGAGCCTGTCCTTCTGCCGTGGAGAAGCGTCATCGAGAACCTGACATTGGTGCATCCGCAACTCGGGTCGCAAGCTGCACTCTCAGCGCTGGAGCGGACCGGCATTGCCGACAGGGCCGGGCTCTTTCCCGGCCAGCTGTCGCTCGGCCAGCAGCGGCGGCTGGCGCTGGCGCGGGCCTTTGCCGGCCGGCCGGAGCTTCTCGTCCTGGACGAACCCTATGTGTCGCTCGATCCTGCGATGGCCGAGGACATGCTGGCCCTGACCGAGGCGCTGATCGCGGAAACGGCCCCTGCCGTCATTCTCGTGACCCATTCGGAGGCCGAGGCGCGGCGGCTCGCCCGGCGCTGCCTCCGCCTTGCCGGGAAACCGGCGACGATTATAGAAGAGTTTGCGGCGGCGCCGGGAAGGGCATCATGA
- a CDS encoding ABC transporter ATP-binding protein yields MIGLEISHVSYSYGKSRALDDVSFSVRTGRFCALLGPNGAGKSTLFALLTRLLATRAGTIGVAGFDIAREPRAALARIGVVFQQPTLDLDMSVRRNLRYFAGLHGLSGRQAAVAIEAALTQLGMAERADEQVRALNGGHRRRMEIARALIHKPQILLLDEPTVGLDAASRQAITDHVHLLAESGLAVLWATHLVDEIRPEDQVVVLHRGKVLSDGTAAELAGGQGLAKAFLSMTAEGREVPA; encoded by the coding sequence ATGATCGGGCTCGAGATCAGCCATGTCAGCTACAGCTACGGAAAGTCCCGGGCGCTGGACGATGTCAGCTTCTCCGTCAGGACCGGCCGCTTCTGCGCACTGCTCGGGCCGAACGGCGCCGGCAAATCGACGCTCTTCGCTCTTCTGACGCGGCTGCTCGCGACAAGGGCCGGCACGATCGGCGTGGCCGGCTTCGACATTGCGCGCGAGCCGCGTGCGGCGCTCGCACGCATCGGGGTGGTGTTCCAGCAGCCTACCCTCGATCTCGACATGTCGGTGCGCCGCAACCTGCGCTATTTCGCCGGACTTCATGGCTTGTCGGGGCGGCAGGCCGCTGTGGCGATCGAAGCGGCGCTGACGCAGCTCGGCATGGCCGAGCGGGCCGACGAGCAGGTGCGTGCGCTCAACGGCGGTCACCGGCGGCGCATGGAGATCGCGCGGGCCTTGATCCACAAGCCGCAGATATTGCTGCTCGACGAGCCGACGGTCGGACTGGACGCCGCCTCCCGGCAGGCGATCACCGACCATGTGCATCTGCTTGCCGAGAGCGGGCTTGCGGTCCTCTGGGCGACGCATCTGGTCGACGAGATCCGGCCGGAGGACCAGGTAGTCGTTCTGCATCGCGGCAAGGTGCTGAGCGACGGTACCGCCGCGGAACTCGCGGGCGGGCAGGGGCTCGCCAAGGCGTTCCTGTCGATGACGGCCGAGGGCCGGGAGGTTCCGGCATGA
- a CDS encoding ABC transporter permease has protein sequence MNKTLQHPALVRALSLGLLLLLWIAAAGFTDDASVLPQPWALWEPFVQAASSGALPYHLGMTLWRVICAFVPAMVIGVAVGFLMGRVAAVDRWLDPWLVVFLNLPALVLIVLCYIWIGLNETAAITAVVLNKIPNVATLLREGARALDPDLDSMAAVYRMRPLARLRHVIMPQLAPFIAAAARSGIAVIWKIVLVVEFLGRSSGIGFQIHFYFQLFNVAMVLVYALSFIGVMLLVEAFFLQPAERRVRRWRTA, from the coding sequence TTGAATAAGACGCTGCAACATCCTGCCTTGGTGCGCGCATTGTCGCTGGGGCTGCTGTTGCTCTTGTGGATAGCGGCCGCCGGCTTCACGGACGACGCGTCGGTCCTGCCGCAGCCCTGGGCGCTCTGGGAACCCTTCGTGCAAGCGGCCAGTTCCGGCGCCTTGCCCTATCACCTGGGAATGACGCTCTGGCGCGTGATCTGCGCATTCGTGCCGGCCATGGTGATCGGCGTGGCGGTCGGCTTTCTGATGGGACGCGTTGCCGCGGTCGATCGATGGCTCGACCCATGGCTCGTCGTGTTTCTGAACCTGCCGGCACTCGTGCTCATCGTGTTGTGCTACATCTGGATCGGCCTCAACGAGACGGCCGCCATTACCGCGGTGGTGCTCAACAAGATCCCGAATGTCGCAACGCTTCTGCGCGAGGGCGCGAGGGCGCTCGACCCGGACCTCGACTCCATGGCGGCGGTTTACCGCATGCGTCCGCTGGCGCGGCTGCGACACGTGATCATGCCGCAGCTTGCGCCCTTCATTGCCGCTGCCGCCCGGTCCGGCATCGCGGTGATATGGAAGATCGTGCTGGTGGTCGAGTTTCTCGGCCGCTCCAGCGGGATCGGATTCCAGATCCATTTCTATTTCCAGCTTTTCAACGTCGCCATGGTGCTTGTCTATGCGCTTTCCTTCATCGGCGTGATGCTGCTGGTGGAGGCTTTCTTCCTGCAGCCGGCCGAACGCCGGGTGCGGCGCTGGAGGACGGCGTGA
- the cbbX gene encoding CbbX protein, translating into MLMPDAPSNTESLPTSVDLAEEYQASGVAEILDELDRELVGLKPVKQRIRETAALLLVERARRAMGLSHEPPSLHMSFTGNPGTGKTTVALRMANLLHRLGYIRKGHLVSVTRDDLVGQYIGHTAPKTKEILKKAMGGVLFIDEAYYLYRPDNERDYGQEAIEILLQVMENNRDDLVVILAGYADRMDRFFESNPGFRSRIAHHIDFPDYDNGELLSIAESMLSRQGYRFDSKASAVMSDYIARRRRQPHFANARSIRNALDRARLRQANRLFEESAGPVDAEQLSTITARDIAASRVFATVEPSHTETSP; encoded by the coding sequence ATGCTGATGCCGGATGCTCCATCGAACACCGAAAGCCTGCCGACCTCGGTCGACCTCGCTGAGGAATACCAAGCCTCCGGCGTCGCCGAAATCCTCGACGAACTGGACCGGGAACTCGTGGGCTTGAAACCCGTGAAGCAGCGTATCCGCGAGACGGCGGCGCTGCTTCTCGTCGAGCGGGCCCGCCGTGCAATGGGCCTCAGCCATGAGCCGCCGTCGCTGCATATGAGCTTCACCGGCAACCCCGGCACCGGCAAGACGACGGTGGCGCTGCGCATGGCCAACCTGCTGCACAGGCTCGGCTATATCCGCAAGGGCCATCTGGTGTCGGTGACGCGCGACGATCTGGTCGGGCAATATATCGGCCACACCGCACCCAAGACCAAGGAGATCCTGAAGAAGGCGATGGGGGGCGTGCTCTTCATCGACGAGGCCTACTACCTCTACCGTCCCGACAACGAACGCGATTACGGCCAGGAGGCAATCGAGATCCTGCTGCAGGTGATGGAGAACAATCGCGACGACCTGGTCGTGATTCTCGCCGGCTACGCCGACCGCATGGACCGGTTTTTCGAGAGCAATCCCGGCTTCCGATCGCGCATCGCCCACCACATAGACTTCCCCGACTATGATAACGGGGAGCTTCTGTCGATCGCCGAGAGCATGCTCAGCCGGCAGGGGTACCGCTTCGACAGCAAGGCGTCTGCGGTGATGAGCGACTACATCGCGCGCCGCCGGCGCCAGCCGCATTTCGCCAATGCGCGCTCCATCCGAAACGCGCTCGACCGGGCCCGGCTGCGGCAGGCGAACCGCCTGTTCGAGGAAAGCGCCGGACCGGTCGATGCCGAACAACTGTCGACCATCACGGCGCGGGACATTGCCGCGAGCCGCGTGTTCGCCACGGTCGAACCCAGTCATACGGAGACATCGCCATGA
- a CDS encoding form I ribulose bisphosphate carboxylase large subunit: MNADAKTEIKGRERYKAGVLKYAQMGYWNGDYEPKDTDLIALFRITPQDGVDPIEAAAAVAGESSTATWTVVWTDRLTACDQYRAKAYRVDPVPGTPGQYFCYVAYDLILFEEGSIANLTASIIGNVFSFKPLKAARLEDMRLPVAYVKTFRGPPTGIVVERERLDKFGKPLLGATTKPKLGLSGKNYGRVVYEGLKGGLDFMKDDENINSQPFMHWRDRYLYCMEAVNHASAVTGEVKGHYLNITAGTMEEMYRRAEFAKELGSVIVMVDLIVGWTAIQSISEWCRQNDMILHMHRAGHGTYTRQKNHGISFRVIAKWLRLAGVDHLHAGTAVGKLEGDPPTVQGYYNVCREMKNEVDLPRGLFFEQDWADLKKVMPVASGGIHAGQMHQLLDLFGDDVVLQFGGGTIGHPMGIQAGATANRVALEAMVLARNEGRDIAHEGPEILRAAAKWCKPLEAALDIWGNISFNYTPTDTSDFVPSVTAA; this comes from the coding sequence ATGAACGCCGACGCAAAGACAGAGATCAAGGGCCGCGAACGTTACAAGGCAGGCGTGCTGAAATACGCCCAGATGGGCTACTGGAACGGAGACTACGAGCCGAAGGACACCGACCTGATCGCGCTCTTCCGGATCACGCCGCAGGACGGCGTCGATCCGATCGAAGCGGCCGCCGCCGTTGCCGGCGAAAGCTCGACGGCCACATGGACGGTCGTCTGGACCGATCGCCTGACGGCCTGCGATCAATACCGCGCCAAGGCCTACCGGGTGGATCCGGTGCCGGGAACGCCGGGGCAGTACTTCTGCTATGTCGCCTACGACCTCATCCTCTTCGAGGAAGGGTCGATCGCGAACCTGACGGCATCGATCATCGGCAACGTCTTCTCGTTCAAGCCGCTGAAGGCGGCAAGGCTCGAGGATATGCGCCTGCCCGTCGCCTACGTGAAGACCTTCAGGGGTCCGCCGACCGGCATCGTCGTCGAGCGCGAACGGCTCGACAAGTTCGGCAAGCCGCTGCTGGGTGCCACGACCAAGCCGAAGCTCGGCTTGTCTGGCAAGAACTATGGCCGCGTCGTCTATGAGGGGCTGAAGGGCGGTCTCGACTTCATGAAGGACGACGAGAACATCAATTCGCAGCCCTTCATGCATTGGCGCGACCGCTACCTCTACTGCATGGAGGCCGTCAATCACGCTTCCGCCGTCACCGGCGAGGTGAAGGGGCACTACCTCAACATCACTGCCGGCACGATGGAGGAAATGTACCGGCGCGCCGAATTCGCCAAGGAACTCGGCTCGGTCATCGTCATGGTCGATCTCATCGTCGGTTGGACTGCTATCCAGTCAATATCGGAATGGTGCCGGCAGAACGACATGATCCTGCACATGCACCGGGCCGGTCACGGCACCTATACGCGGCAGAAGAACCACGGCATCTCCTTCCGCGTGATCGCCAAATGGCTGCGGCTCGCCGGCGTCGACCACCTGCATGCGGGCACGGCCGTAGGCAAGCTCGAGGGCGACCCGCCGACGGTGCAGGGCTACTACAATGTCTGCCGCGAAATGAAGAACGAGGTCGACCTTCCGCGCGGTCTGTTCTTCGAGCAGGACTGGGCGGACCTCAAGAAGGTCATGCCCGTCGCCTCGGGCGGCATCCATGCCGGTCAGATGCACCAGCTGCTCGATCTTTTCGGCGACGATGTCGTACTGCAGTTCGGCGGCGGCACGATCGGGCATCCGATGGGCATCCAGGCAGGGGCCACCGCCAATCGCGTCGCCCTGGAAGCCATGGTGCTTGCCCGCAACGAGGGCCGCGACATCGCCCACGAAGGTCCCGAGATCCTGCGGGCGGCGGCGAAGTGGTGCAAACCGCTGGAAGCGGCCCTCGATATCTGGGGCAATATCAGCTTCAACTACACCCCGACCGATACGTCGGATTTCGTGCCGAGCGTTACCGCGGCCTGA
- a CDS encoding ABC transporter substrate-binding protein has product MKTLRLIVAACLFAFGPAAAAAEELPQLRAAMLASGTVTWEISTIKTHEFDRKNGFELTVQDYADNGATRVAFEGGEADTMVADWIWVANQRASGKDYVFIPYSRAVGGLMVKDDSGIKALPDLAGKKIGIAGGPLDKSWLILRAYARQQHDMDLAAETEQVFGAPPLIFKSALSGETAGTINFWHFLAKMRAKGMHELVSVSDAAAALKLDPDTPLLGYVLKGEYAATHPEIVKGLYKASRAAKDLLSENDEVWEELRDKMNAADDAEFIALRDGYRAGIPSGKPIDEAAADRFLRLMAELGGEELVGKATSLPSGLFLHLE; this is encoded by the coding sequence ATGAAGACTTTGAGACTGATCGTGGCCGCTTGCCTGTTCGCATTCGGACCGGCAGCGGCCGCAGCCGAGGAGCTGCCGCAATTGCGGGCGGCCATGCTGGCATCGGGAACCGTCACCTGGGAAATATCCACCATCAAGACTCATGAATTCGACCGCAAGAACGGTTTTGAGCTGACGGTCCAGGACTATGCGGACAACGGCGCGACGCGCGTCGCCTTCGAGGGCGGCGAGGCCGACACCATGGTGGCCGACTGGATTTGGGTGGCCAACCAGCGTGCCTCCGGCAAGGACTATGTTTTCATCCCCTATTCGCGGGCAGTCGGCGGCCTGATGGTCAAGGACGACAGCGGCATCAAGGCGCTGCCGGATCTTGCCGGCAAGAAGATCGGCATTGCCGGAGGTCCGCTCGACAAGAGCTGGCTGATCCTGCGCGCCTATGCCAGGCAGCAGCATGACATGGACCTTGCAGCCGAAACCGAGCAGGTGTTCGGCGCTCCGCCTTTGATCTTCAAGTCGGCGCTTTCGGGCGAGACGGCGGGTACGATCAATTTCTGGCACTTTCTCGCGAAGATGAGGGCCAAGGGCATGCATGAACTGGTCTCCGTCTCGGATGCTGCGGCGGCGCTCAAGCTCGATCCCGATACGCCGCTCCTCGGTTACGTGTTGAAGGGCGAATATGCCGCGACCCATCCGGAAATCGTGAAGGGGCTTTACAAGGCCTCGCGCGCGGCCAAGGATCTGCTGAGCGAGAACGACGAGGTGTGGGAGGAATTGCGGGACAAGATGAATGCGGCCGACGACGCTGAATTCATTGCCCTGCGCGACGGCTATCGCGCCGGCATTCCGAGCGGCAAGCCGATCGACGAGGCGGCCGCCGACCGGTTTCTGCGGCTGATGGCGGAACTTGGTGGAGAAGAGCTCGTCGGCAAGGCGACAAGCCTGCCCAGTGGATTGTTCCTGCACCTTGAATAA
- the gfa gene encoding S-(hydroxymethyl)glutathione synthase, which translates to MLKLHPSIDNGFPPASPGFAGGTLKCKCASNPVTVRIGSQTAHNHACGCTKCWKPEGAIFAQIAVVGRDNVNVTSGAEKLQVVDPSATIQRYACRDCGTHMYGRIENTKHPFYGLDFVHTELSDETGWSPPEFAAFVSSIIESGVNPESMPEIRARLTELGLQPYDCLSPPLMDAIATHIAKQTGALPA; encoded by the coding sequence ATGCTCAAGCTACATCCGTCCATCGACAACGGCTTCCCGCCTGCCAGTCCGGGCTTTGCCGGCGGTACGCTGAAATGCAAATGCGCCTCAAATCCGGTGACCGTGCGGATCGGCTCGCAGACGGCGCACAACCACGCCTGCGGCTGCACCAAGTGCTGGAAACCCGAGGGTGCCATCTTCGCGCAGATCGCCGTCGTCGGCCGCGACAACGTGAACGTCACCTCAGGTGCGGAAAAACTGCAGGTCGTCGATCCGAGCGCGACGATCCAGCGTTACGCCTGCCGCGATTGCGGCACGCACATGTATGGCAGGATCGAAAACACCAAGCATCCCTTCTACGGCCTCGACTTCGTCCATACCGAACTCAGCGACGAAACGGGCTGGTCGCCGCCCGAATTCGCAGCCTTCGTTTCTTCGATCATCGAAAGCGGTGTGAACCCGGAGAGCATGCCGGAGATACGCGCAAGGCTGACCGAGCTCGGCCTGCAGCCCTATGATTGTCTGTCTCCGCCGCTGATGGACGCGATCGCCACGCATATCGCCAAACAGACCGGCGCCCTGCCGGCCTGA
- a CDS encoding thioredoxin family protein has product MAATPPLCDFGWPAFDARLPGVDGFTHSIFSQAGPKGLVVAFICNHCPYVKAVIARIVRDAIDLRAHGIGFVAVNSNDAGNYPQDSFENMKRFASQNALPFPYLHDEGQSVAKAYRAVCTPDFFGFNKDMKLQYRGRLDASRKEIGPADLRRDLYEAMVMVALFGKGPAEQQPSIGCTIKWKISAFQV; this is encoded by the coding sequence ATGGCCGCTACACCACCCCTTTGTGATTTCGGCTGGCCCGCGTTCGACGCCAGGCTTCCGGGCGTCGATGGCTTCACCCACTCCATATTCAGCCAGGCCGGCCCGAAAGGGCTGGTCGTTGCCTTTATCTGCAATCACTGCCCCTATGTGAAAGCGGTCATCGCCCGGATCGTTCGGGACGCGATCGACCTCAGGGCTCATGGAATCGGCTTCGTGGCTGTTAACTCCAACGACGCCGGCAATTACCCGCAGGACTCGTTCGAAAACATGAAGCGCTTCGCTTCGCAAAATGCCCTGCCCTTTCCTTATCTCCACGACGAGGGCCAATCCGTCGCCAAGGCCTACCGCGCCGTCTGCACGCCCGATTTCTTCGGCTTCAACAAGGACATGAAGCTGCAATATCGCGGACGGCTGGACGCCTCGCGCAAGGAGATCGGTCCTGCCGATCTCAGACGCGATCTCTACGAGGCCATGGTCATGGTCGCGCTGTTCGGCAAGGGACCGGCCGAGCAGCAGCCTTCCATAGGCTGTACCATCAAATGGAAGATTTCGGCTTTTCAGGTTTGA
- the fba gene encoding class II fructose-bisphosphate aldolase (catalyzes the reversible aldol condensation of dihydroxyacetonephosphate and glyceraldehyde 3-phosphate in the Calvin cycle, glycolysis, and/or gluconeogenesis), with product MARITLRQLLDHAAERSYGVPAFNINNMEQGLAIMEAARASDAPVILQVSRGARSYANDVMLAKMMEALEEMYPDIPLCIHQDHGNNVATCLTAIQHGFTSVMMDGSLKEDAKTPADYDYNVSITAEVSRLAHMVGASVEGELGCLGSLETGHGEAEDGHGFEGALDRSQLLTDPDEAARFVAETGVDALAVAIGTSHGAYKFTRKPTGEVLAMDVIEKIHERLPDTHIVMHGSSSVPQEWQDVFNAHGGQMRETYGVPVEEIVRGIRFGVRKVNIDTDLRLAAAAAFRRVADTSRSEFDPRKFLKPAMDAMSAVCKARFEAFGTAGNASRIKVVPMPEMARRYASGSLKPQSARSEAA from the coding sequence ATGGCCCGCATCACGCTTCGCCAATTGCTCGATCACGCCGCCGAACGCAGCTATGGCGTGCCGGCATTCAACATCAACAACATGGAACAGGGGCTTGCGATCATGGAGGCGGCGCGAGCCTCAGATGCTCCCGTGATCCTCCAGGTCTCGCGTGGCGCCCGCTCCTACGCAAACGACGTCATGCTCGCCAAGATGATGGAAGCTCTGGAAGAGATGTATCCGGACATTCCGCTCTGCATCCACCAGGATCACGGCAACAATGTCGCGACCTGCCTCACGGCGATCCAGCACGGATTCACCTCGGTCATGATGGACGGCTCGCTGAAGGAGGATGCCAAGACCCCTGCCGATTACGACTATAACGTCTCGATCACGGCAGAGGTAAGCCGCCTCGCGCACATGGTCGGCGCCTCGGTCGAAGGCGAGCTCGGCTGCCTCGGATCGCTCGAGACCGGCCACGGCGAGGCCGAGGACGGCCACGGCTTCGAAGGCGCGCTCGACCGTTCGCAACTGCTTACCGATCCGGACGAAGCCGCCCGCTTCGTCGCCGAGACCGGCGTCGATGCACTGGCCGTCGCCATCGGCACCTCGCACGGGGCATACAAGTTTACCCGCAAGCCGACCGGCGAAGTCCTCGCCATGGACGTGATCGAGAAGATCCATGAGCGGCTGCCGGACACTCATATCGTGATGCACGGCTCCTCCTCCGTGCCGCAGGAATGGCAGGACGTCTTCAACGCCCATGGCGGCCAGATGCGCGAGACCTACGGCGTCCCCGTCGAGGAGATCGTACGTGGCATCCGCTTCGGCGTGCGCAAGGTCAATATCGACACCGACCTGCGCCTTGCCGCGGCCGCTGCCTTTCGCCGCGTCGCCGACACGAGCCGCAGCGAATTCGACCCGCGCAAATTCCTGAAACCCGCCATGGACGCCATGTCGGCGGTCTGCAAGGCCCGTTTCGAGGCCTTCGGCACCGCCGGAAACGCATCCCGCATCAAGGTCGTGCCGATGCCGGAGATGGCCCGCCGCTACGCAAGCGGCTCCCTGAAACCCCAGTCTGCGCGGTCGGAAGCCGCCTGA